From one Bos indicus x Bos taurus breed Angus x Brahman F1 hybrid chromosome 7, Bos_hybrid_MaternalHap_v2.0, whole genome shotgun sequence genomic stretch:
- the SBNO2 gene encoding protein strawberry notch homolog 2 isoform X4, with protein sequence MRQPLPPPPRDPAITMSQLRFWLQFATIGKPVFQDSSYLDDLSNASIFSSSVDSLSDIADTPDFPPADSLSQVPTIWDVSTGPSAHDKLFPPSGTFTGLEDPVSSLSSTPLLISYQAQSQPEEDDEAEEDEAEELGHAETYADYVPSKSKIGRQHPDRVVETSTLSSVPPPDITYTLALPSSDSGALSALQLEAITYACQQHEVLLPSGQRAGFLIGDGAGVGKGRTVAGVILENYLRGRKKALWFSVSNDLKYDAERDLRDIAAPGIAVHALSKIKYGDNTTSEGVLFATYSALIGESQAGGQHRTRIRQILEWCGEAFDGVIVFDECHKAKNASSTKMGKAVLDLQNKLPLARVVYASATGASEPRNMIYMSRLGIWGEGTPFRTFEEFLHAIEKRGVGAMEIVAMDMKVSGMYIARQLSFSGVTFRIEEIPLTPAFERIYNRAALLWAEALGVFQQAADWIGLESRKSLWGQFWSAHQRFFKYLCVAAKVHRLVELAQEELAQDKCVVIGLQSTGEARTREVLGEKEGQLDGFVSAAEGVFLSLIQKHFPSTKRRRERGAGSKRKRRPRGRGAKAPRLVYEAAGVIRISDDSSTESDGGLDSDFHSSPESLLDDDVVIVDAIGLPADDRGPLCPPQRDLHGPGVLERVERLKQDLLAKVQALGRELPVNTLDELIDQLGGPECVAEMTGRKGRVVSRPDGTVAFESRAEQGLSIDHVNLREKERFMSGEKLVAIISEASSSGVSLQADRRVQNQRRRVHMTLELPWSADRAIQQFGRTHRSNQVSAPEYIFLISELAGERRFASIVAKRLESLGALTHGDRRATESRDLSKYNFENKYGARALSCVLTTILSQTESKVPLPQGYPGGDAAFFRDMKQGLLSVGIGGRESRSGCLDVEKDCSISKFLNRILGLEVHKQNALFQYFSDTFDHLIAADKREGKYDMGILDLAPGIDEIYEESQQVFLAPGHPQDGQVVFYKISVDRGLKWEEAYARSLELTGTHDGFYLSYKVRGNKPSCLLAQQNRGKLFTVYKPNIGRQSQLESLDSLSRRFRRVTAEEAREPWESSYTFSLTHCSHTTWNRHCRLVQEGKDCAQGLRLRHHYMLCGALLRVWGRIAAVMADVTSSSYLQIVRLKTKDKKKQVGIKIPEVCVRRVLQELQLMDADVKRKQARTRGLLAPPSTPRPLALPFGPGEVLDLTYSPPAQAFPAPSPFTFPALGPGPGGQLLGAPDTPDAPADPVALLHQGCEINFKEVLEDMLRSLNAAPPAEPPGPLGPLGAGAAGAPAGGAPERQSVIQFSPPFPNS encoded by the exons ctGTTCCCGCCCAGTGGGACATTTACAGGCCTCGAGGACCCTGTGTCCTCCCTCTCCAGCACCCCACTTCTCATCAGCTACCAG GCTCAGAGTCAGCCTGAGGAGGACGACGAGGCTGAGGAGGATGAGGCGGAGGAGCTGGGTCACGCGGAGACGTACGCTGACTACGTGCCATCCAAGT CCAAGATTGGGAGGCAGCACCCGGACCGTGTGGTGGAGACCAGCACGCTGTCTAGCGTCCCGCCGCCAGACATCACCTACACCCTCGCCCTGCCCTCCTCAGACAGCGGGGCCCTGTCTGCCCTGCAGCTGGAGGCCATCACCTATGCCTGTCAG CAACATGAGGTCCTGCTCCCCAGCGGGCAGCGCGCAGGCTTCCTCATTGGCGATGGCGCGGGTGTGGGTAAGGGCCGCACGGTGGCCGGCGTCATCCTGGAGAACTATCTGCGGGGCAGGAAGAAGGCCTTGTG GTTCAGCGTCTCCAATGATCTCAAGTACGACGCAGAGCGCGACCTCCGGGACATCGCCGCCCCCGGCATCGCGGTGCACGCACTGAGCAAG ATCAAGTACGGCGACAACACTACCTCAGAGGGCGTCCTCTTCGCCACCTACTCTGCCCTGATTGGTGAGAGCCAGGCGGGTGGGCAGCACCGCACGCGCATCCGGCAGATCCTGGAGTGGTGCGGGGAGGCCTTCGATGGCGTG ATTGTGTTCGACGAGTGCCACAAAGCCAAGAACGCAAGCTCCACCAAGATGGGCAAGGCCGTGCTAGACCTGCAGAACAAACTGCCCCTGGCCAGGGTGGTCTATGCCAGCGCCACAG GTGCCTCTGAGCCCCGGAACATGATCTACATGAGCCGCCTGGGCATCTGGGGTGAGGGCACGCCCTTCCGGACCTTTGAGGAATTTCTGCACGCCATTGAGAAGAG GGGTGTGGGCGCCATGGAGATTGTGGCCATGGACATGAAGGTCAGTGGCATGTACATCGCTCGCCAACTCAGCTTCTCTGGTGTCACCTTCCGCATCGAGGAGATCCCGCTGACCCCGGCCTTCGAGCGCATCTATAACCGGGCAGCCCTGCTG TGGGCCGAGGCCCTGGGCGTGTTCCAGCAGGCAGCCGACTGGATCGGCCTGGAGTCGCGCAAGTCCCTGTGGGGCCAGTTCTGGTCAGCCCATCAGCGCTTCTTCAAGTACCTGTGTGTGGCTGCCAAGGTGCACCGGCTGGTGGAGCTGGCCCAGGAGGAGCTGGCCCAGGACAAG TGTGTGGTCATCGGGCTGCAGTCTACAGGTGAGGCGCGGACCCGGGAGGTGCTGGGCGAGAAGGAGGGACAGCTCGATGGCTTCGTGTCCGCTGCCGA AGGCGTCTTTTTGTCGCTAATTCAGAAGCACTTTCCTTCGACCAAGAGAAGGCGAGAGAGAGGAGCAGGCAGTAAGAGAAAGC GGCGGCCACGGGGCCGTGGGGCCAAGGCACCCAGGCTGGTGTATGAGGCAGCAGGTGTGATCCGCATTAGTGACGACAGCAGCACAGAGTCGGACGGTGGCCTGGACAGTGACTTCCACTCCTCCCCCGAGTCCCTGTTGGACGACGATGTGGTCATCGTGGATGCCATCGGGCTCCCAGCCGATGACCGCG GCCCCTTGTGCCCCCCACAGCGGGACCTGCATGGCCCCGGAGTCCTGGAGCGGGTTGAGCGGCTGAAGCAGGACCTGCTGGCCAAGGTGCAGGCGCTGGGCCGGGAGCTGCCAGTCAACACCCTGGATGAGCTCATTGACCAGCTGGGGGGCCCAGAGTGCGTGGCTGAG ATGACCGGCAGGAAGGGCCGTGTAGTGTCCAGACCTGACGGGACGGTGGCGTTTGAGTCACGAGCGGAGCAGGGTCTCTCCATTGATCACGTGAACCTCAGGGAGAAGGAACGCTTCATGAGTGGGGAGAAG CTTGTGGCCATCATCTCAGAGGCCTCCAGCTCCGGTGTCTCCCTCCAAGCTGACCGCCGGGTGCAGAACCAGCGGCGCCGGGTGCACATGACGCTGGAGCTGCCCTGGAGCGCTGACCGAGCCATCCAGCAGTTTG GCCGGACCCACCGCTCCAACCAGGTCTCTGCGCCGGAGTATATCTTCCTCATTTCAGAGCTGGCAGGGGAGCGCAGGTTTGCTTCCATCGTGGCCAAGCGGCTGGAGAGCCTG GGGGCTCTGACCCATGGGGACCGCCGTGCCACTGAGTCCCGGGACCTGAGCAAGTACAACTTTGAGAACAAG TATGGTGCCCGGGCGCTCAGCTGTGTCCTCACCACCATCCTAAGCCAGACGGAGAGCAAAGTGCCACTGCCCCAGGGCTACCCTGGAGGGGATGCCGCCTTCTTCCGTG acATGAAGCAGGGGCTGCTGTCAGTGGGCATTGGCGGGCGCGAGTCCCGGTCCGGCTGCCTGGACGTGGAGAAGG ACTGCTCCATCAGCAAGTTCCTGAACCGCATCCTGGGGTTGGAGGTGCACAAGCAGAACGCACTCTTCCAGTACTTCTCCGACACCTTTGACCACCTTATTGCCGCCGACAAGAGGGAGGGCAAATACGACATGGGCATCCTGG ACCTGGCCCCTGGCATTGATGAGATCTATGAGGAAAGCCAGCAGGTGTTCCTGGCGCCTGGACACCCGCAGGATGGACAGGTGGTCTTCTACAAG ATCAGTGTGGACCGTGGCCTGAAGTGGGAAGAGGCCTACGCCCGGTCACTTGAGCTGACGGGCACCCACGACGGCTTCTACCTCTCCTACAAG GTCCGCGGCAACAAGCCCAGCTGCCTGCTGGCCCAGCAGAACCGCGGCAAGCTCTTCACCGTGTACAAGCCCAATATAGGGCGGCAGAGCCAGCTGGAGTCCTTGGATAGCTTGAGCCGGAGGTTCCGCCGG GTGACGGCAGAGGAGGCCAGGGAGCCCTGGGAAAGCAGCTACACCTTCTCGCTGACGCACTGCAGCCACACCACATG GAACCGGCACTGCCGGCTGGTGCAGGAGGGCAAGGACTGCGCGCAGGGCCTGCGGCTGCGCCACCACTACATGCTGTGCGGGGCCTTGCTGCGCGTGTGGGGCCGCATCGCCGCCGTCATGGCCGACGTCACCAGCAGCAGCTACCTGCAGATCGTGCGCCTCAAGACCAAGGACAAGAAGAAGCAAGTCG GCATCAAGATCCCGGAGGTCTGCGTACGTCGGGTCCTGCAGGAGCTGCAGCTGATGGATGCCGACGTGAAGCGCAAGCAAGCGCGCACTCGGGGTCTCCTCGCGCCGCCTTCCACCCCACGCCCCCTTGCTTTGCCCTTCGGCCCCGGTGAGGTCCTGGACCTCACATATAGCCCGCCGGCCCAGGCCTTCCCCGCGCCCTCACCCTTCACCTTCCCGGCCCTGGGCCCCGGCCCCGGCGGCCAGCTGCTGGGCGCCCCCGACACCCCCGACGCCCCGGCTGACCCCGTGGCACTCCTACACCAGGGCTGCGAAATTAACTTCAAGGAGGTGCTGGAGGACATGCTTCGCTCCCTCAACGCCGCGCCACCCGCCGAGCCGCCCGGCCCTCTGGGCCCTCTGGGTGCAGGGGCTGCGGGCGCACCGGCAGGTGGAGCACCAGAGCGGCAGAGCGTCATCCAGTTCAGCCCCCCCTTTCCCAACTCCTAG
- the SBNO2 gene encoding protein strawberry notch homolog 2 isoform X5 produces MRQPLPPPPRDPAITMSQLRFWLQFATIGKDSSYLDDLSNASIFSSSVDSLSDIADTPDFPPADSLSQVPTIWDVSTGPSAHDKLFPPSGTFTGLEDPVSSLSSTPLLISYQAQSQPEEDDEAEEDEAEELGHAETYADYVPSKSKIGRQHPDRVVETSTLSSVPPPDITYTLALPSSDSGALSALQLEAITYACQQHEVLLPSGQRAGFLIGDGAGVGKGRTVAGVILENYLRGRKKALWFSVSNDLKYDAERDLRDIAAPGIAVHALSKIKYGDNTTSEGVLFATYSALIGESQAGGQHRTRIRQILEWCGEAFDGVIVFDECHKAKNASSTKMGKAVLDLQNKLPLARVVYASATGASEPRNMIYMSRLGIWGEGTPFRTFEEFLHAIEKRGVGAMEIVAMDMKVSGMYIARQLSFSGVTFRIEEIPLTPAFERIYNRAALLWAEALGVFQQAADWIGLESRKSLWGQFWSAHQRFFKYLCVAAKVHRLVELAQEELAQDKCVVIGLQSTGEARTREVLGEKEGQLDGFVSAAEGVFLSLIQKHFPSTKRRRERGAGSKRKRRPRGRGAKAPRLVYEAAGVIRISDDSSTESDGGLDSDFHSSPESLLDDDVVIVDAIGLPADDRGPLCPPQRDLHGPGVLERVERLKQDLLAKVQALGRELPVNTLDELIDQLGGPECVAEMTGRKGRVVSRPDGTVAFESRAEQGLSIDHVNLREKERFMSGEKLVAIISEASSSGVSLQADRRVQNQRRRVHMTLELPWSADRAIQQFGRTHRSNQVSAPEYIFLISELAGERRFASIVAKRLESLGALTHGDRRATESRDLSKYNFENKYGARALSCVLTTILSQTESKVPLPQGYPGGDAAFFRDMKQGLLSVGIGGRESRSGCLDVEKDCSISKFLNRILGLEVHKQNALFQYFSDTFDHLIAADKREGKYDMGILDLAPGIDEIYEESQQVFLAPGHPQDGQVVFYKISVDRGLKWEEAYARSLELTGTHDGFYLSYKVRGNKPSCLLAQQNRGKLFTVYKPNIGRQSQLESLDSLSRRFRRVTAEEAREPWESSYTFSLTHCSHTTWNRHCRLVQEGKDCAQGLRLRHHYMLCGALLRVWGRIAAVMADVTSSSYLQIVRLKTKDKKKQVGIKIPEVCVRRVLQELQLMDADVKRKQARTRGLLAPPSTPRPLALPFGPGEVLDLTYSPPAQAFPAPSPFTFPALGPGPGGQLLGAPDTPDAPADPVALLHQGCEINFKEVLEDMLRSLNAAPPAEPPGPLGPLGAGAAGAPAGGAPERQSVIQFSPPFPNS; encoded by the exons ctGTTCCCGCCCAGTGGGACATTTACAGGCCTCGAGGACCCTGTGTCCTCCCTCTCCAGCACCCCACTTCTCATCAGCTACCAG GCTCAGAGTCAGCCTGAGGAGGACGACGAGGCTGAGGAGGATGAGGCGGAGGAGCTGGGTCACGCGGAGACGTACGCTGACTACGTGCCATCCAAGT CCAAGATTGGGAGGCAGCACCCGGACCGTGTGGTGGAGACCAGCACGCTGTCTAGCGTCCCGCCGCCAGACATCACCTACACCCTCGCCCTGCCCTCCTCAGACAGCGGGGCCCTGTCTGCCCTGCAGCTGGAGGCCATCACCTATGCCTGTCAG CAACATGAGGTCCTGCTCCCCAGCGGGCAGCGCGCAGGCTTCCTCATTGGCGATGGCGCGGGTGTGGGTAAGGGCCGCACGGTGGCCGGCGTCATCCTGGAGAACTATCTGCGGGGCAGGAAGAAGGCCTTGTG GTTCAGCGTCTCCAATGATCTCAAGTACGACGCAGAGCGCGACCTCCGGGACATCGCCGCCCCCGGCATCGCGGTGCACGCACTGAGCAAG ATCAAGTACGGCGACAACACTACCTCAGAGGGCGTCCTCTTCGCCACCTACTCTGCCCTGATTGGTGAGAGCCAGGCGGGTGGGCAGCACCGCACGCGCATCCGGCAGATCCTGGAGTGGTGCGGGGAGGCCTTCGATGGCGTG ATTGTGTTCGACGAGTGCCACAAAGCCAAGAACGCAAGCTCCACCAAGATGGGCAAGGCCGTGCTAGACCTGCAGAACAAACTGCCCCTGGCCAGGGTGGTCTATGCCAGCGCCACAG GTGCCTCTGAGCCCCGGAACATGATCTACATGAGCCGCCTGGGCATCTGGGGTGAGGGCACGCCCTTCCGGACCTTTGAGGAATTTCTGCACGCCATTGAGAAGAG GGGTGTGGGCGCCATGGAGATTGTGGCCATGGACATGAAGGTCAGTGGCATGTACATCGCTCGCCAACTCAGCTTCTCTGGTGTCACCTTCCGCATCGAGGAGATCCCGCTGACCCCGGCCTTCGAGCGCATCTATAACCGGGCAGCCCTGCTG TGGGCCGAGGCCCTGGGCGTGTTCCAGCAGGCAGCCGACTGGATCGGCCTGGAGTCGCGCAAGTCCCTGTGGGGCCAGTTCTGGTCAGCCCATCAGCGCTTCTTCAAGTACCTGTGTGTGGCTGCCAAGGTGCACCGGCTGGTGGAGCTGGCCCAGGAGGAGCTGGCCCAGGACAAG TGTGTGGTCATCGGGCTGCAGTCTACAGGTGAGGCGCGGACCCGGGAGGTGCTGGGCGAGAAGGAGGGACAGCTCGATGGCTTCGTGTCCGCTGCCGA AGGCGTCTTTTTGTCGCTAATTCAGAAGCACTTTCCTTCGACCAAGAGAAGGCGAGAGAGAGGAGCAGGCAGTAAGAGAAAGC GGCGGCCACGGGGCCGTGGGGCCAAGGCACCCAGGCTGGTGTATGAGGCAGCAGGTGTGATCCGCATTAGTGACGACAGCAGCACAGAGTCGGACGGTGGCCTGGACAGTGACTTCCACTCCTCCCCCGAGTCCCTGTTGGACGACGATGTGGTCATCGTGGATGCCATCGGGCTCCCAGCCGATGACCGCG GCCCCTTGTGCCCCCCACAGCGGGACCTGCATGGCCCCGGAGTCCTGGAGCGGGTTGAGCGGCTGAAGCAGGACCTGCTGGCCAAGGTGCAGGCGCTGGGCCGGGAGCTGCCAGTCAACACCCTGGATGAGCTCATTGACCAGCTGGGGGGCCCAGAGTGCGTGGCTGAG ATGACCGGCAGGAAGGGCCGTGTAGTGTCCAGACCTGACGGGACGGTGGCGTTTGAGTCACGAGCGGAGCAGGGTCTCTCCATTGATCACGTGAACCTCAGGGAGAAGGAACGCTTCATGAGTGGGGAGAAG CTTGTGGCCATCATCTCAGAGGCCTCCAGCTCCGGTGTCTCCCTCCAAGCTGACCGCCGGGTGCAGAACCAGCGGCGCCGGGTGCACATGACGCTGGAGCTGCCCTGGAGCGCTGACCGAGCCATCCAGCAGTTTG GCCGGACCCACCGCTCCAACCAGGTCTCTGCGCCGGAGTATATCTTCCTCATTTCAGAGCTGGCAGGGGAGCGCAGGTTTGCTTCCATCGTGGCCAAGCGGCTGGAGAGCCTG GGGGCTCTGACCCATGGGGACCGCCGTGCCACTGAGTCCCGGGACCTGAGCAAGTACAACTTTGAGAACAAG TATGGTGCCCGGGCGCTCAGCTGTGTCCTCACCACCATCCTAAGCCAGACGGAGAGCAAAGTGCCACTGCCCCAGGGCTACCCTGGAGGGGATGCCGCCTTCTTCCGTG acATGAAGCAGGGGCTGCTGTCAGTGGGCATTGGCGGGCGCGAGTCCCGGTCCGGCTGCCTGGACGTGGAGAAGG ACTGCTCCATCAGCAAGTTCCTGAACCGCATCCTGGGGTTGGAGGTGCACAAGCAGAACGCACTCTTCCAGTACTTCTCCGACACCTTTGACCACCTTATTGCCGCCGACAAGAGGGAGGGCAAATACGACATGGGCATCCTGG ACCTGGCCCCTGGCATTGATGAGATCTATGAGGAAAGCCAGCAGGTGTTCCTGGCGCCTGGACACCCGCAGGATGGACAGGTGGTCTTCTACAAG ATCAGTGTGGACCGTGGCCTGAAGTGGGAAGAGGCCTACGCCCGGTCACTTGAGCTGACGGGCACCCACGACGGCTTCTACCTCTCCTACAAG GTCCGCGGCAACAAGCCCAGCTGCCTGCTGGCCCAGCAGAACCGCGGCAAGCTCTTCACCGTGTACAAGCCCAATATAGGGCGGCAGAGCCAGCTGGAGTCCTTGGATAGCTTGAGCCGGAGGTTCCGCCGG GTGACGGCAGAGGAGGCCAGGGAGCCCTGGGAAAGCAGCTACACCTTCTCGCTGACGCACTGCAGCCACACCACATG GAACCGGCACTGCCGGCTGGTGCAGGAGGGCAAGGACTGCGCGCAGGGCCTGCGGCTGCGCCACCACTACATGCTGTGCGGGGCCTTGCTGCGCGTGTGGGGCCGCATCGCCGCCGTCATGGCCGACGTCACCAGCAGCAGCTACCTGCAGATCGTGCGCCTCAAGACCAAGGACAAGAAGAAGCAAGTCG GCATCAAGATCCCGGAGGTCTGCGTACGTCGGGTCCTGCAGGAGCTGCAGCTGATGGATGCCGACGTGAAGCGCAAGCAAGCGCGCACTCGGGGTCTCCTCGCGCCGCCTTCCACCCCACGCCCCCTTGCTTTGCCCTTCGGCCCCGGTGAGGTCCTGGACCTCACATATAGCCCGCCGGCCCAGGCCTTCCCCGCGCCCTCACCCTTCACCTTCCCGGCCCTGGGCCCCGGCCCCGGCGGCCAGCTGCTGGGCGCCCCCGACACCCCCGACGCCCCGGCTGACCCCGTGGCACTCCTACACCAGGGCTGCGAAATTAACTTCAAGGAGGTGCTGGAGGACATGCTTCGCTCCCTCAACGCCGCGCCACCCGCCGAGCCGCCCGGCCCTCTGGGCCCTCTGGGTGCAGGGGCTGCGGGCGCACCGGCAGGTGGAGCACCAGAGCGGCAGAGCGTCATCCAGTTCAGCCCCCCCTTTCCCAACTCCTAG